A part of Myxococcus landrumus genomic DNA contains:
- a CDS encoding fibronectin type III domain-containing protein produces the protein MGEPVAEGCAPDGGPSPDAGPSPDGGPAPEDGVLVTNTTRFHTAVGIAERPGDLSTNPPEILVFDGAQFRVIQGTASREGLRFKGVPQGPYYLSVNGSYIVTDARQVEVGANRLGRADAVYADIGGIQALNLNLANLEPWRPGTLLELASAQVDMSGDVYVPSEAVPEGSTALNVDGAFYSSYTGSRFPLFESDFRDRLYVNQLSPSSAGSMPDGRPLTYTALSRSAEVGTFDFLPDGATPMPVTARLQPAPVREFPIEWRTPRFTPFASEVHPRAEHSSNSFSLLPAAHGLSEGWIGYSGTLLTLRAPSAPMSDITARLRFGNPYPSSWGVVANVTANYRVTETVPDGSGRSLRLSATNVVSDSLDNLIAGPVVPRVSPPRVLTIDGLKASTPREVGTVSPVIAWEPPVLGSPSVYRVRLDQYDREAGMVLNVRILYVPGSITQVRLPPDMLQPDSIYYLRVAAIDAPGFDVRRRPFKTNETMPHHSAEAISSLFTTP, from the coding sequence ATGGGGGAGCCCGTCGCCGAGGGCTGCGCGCCCGATGGGGGCCCCTCCCCGGACGCGGGGCCGTCTCCCGATGGAGGACCCGCGCCGGAGGACGGCGTCCTCGTGACGAACACCACGCGCTTCCACACGGCGGTGGGAATCGCCGAGCGCCCTGGTGACCTGTCGACGAATCCCCCCGAGATTCTGGTGTTCGACGGCGCCCAGTTCCGCGTCATCCAGGGCACGGCGTCCCGTGAAGGCTTGCGGTTCAAGGGCGTGCCCCAGGGGCCGTACTACCTGAGCGTGAATGGGAGCTACATCGTCACCGACGCGAGGCAGGTGGAGGTGGGCGCCAACCGCCTGGGCCGGGCTGACGCGGTCTACGCCGACATCGGCGGCATCCAGGCCCTGAACCTCAACCTGGCGAACCTGGAGCCGTGGCGGCCGGGCACCCTCCTCGAGCTGGCCTCGGCGCAGGTGGACATGAGCGGCGACGTGTACGTCCCCTCCGAGGCGGTCCCCGAGGGTTCCACCGCCCTCAATGTCGACGGGGCCTTCTATTCCTCCTACACGGGGAGCCGGTTCCCCCTCTTCGAGTCGGACTTCCGGGACCGGCTGTATGTCAATCAGCTCAGCCCGTCGTCCGCGGGGTCGATGCCGGATGGTCGGCCGCTGACGTACACCGCCCTGTCTCGCTCGGCGGAGGTGGGGACGTTCGACTTCCTCCCGGACGGCGCCACGCCCATGCCCGTCACGGCGCGGCTGCAGCCCGCGCCGGTGCGCGAGTTCCCCATCGAGTGGCGCACGCCCAGGTTCACGCCCTTCGCCTCCGAAGTGCACCCTCGCGCCGAGCACTCGTCCAACTCGTTCTCCCTCCTGCCCGCCGCCCATGGCCTGTCGGAAGGGTGGATTGGCTACTCCGGCACGTTGCTGACGCTGCGCGCGCCCTCGGCGCCCATGTCTGACATCACGGCCCGGCTGCGGTTCGGCAATCCCTATCCGTCGAGCTGGGGTGTCGTGGCCAACGTGACCGCGAACTACCGCGTCACGGAGACGGTGCCCGACGGTTCGGGGCGCTCCCTCAGGCTCTCCGCGACGAACGTCGTGAGCGACAGTCTCGACAACCTCATCGCGGGCCCCGTGGTTCCGCGCGTGTCGCCGCCCCGGGTGCTCACCATTGATGGCTTGAAGGCGAGCACGCCTCGCGAGGTGGGGACCGTCAGCCCCGTCATCGCCTGGGAGCCTCCAGTGCTCGGCTCGCCCTCCGTCTATCGGGTGCGGCTGGACCAGTATGACCGGGAGGCGGGCATGGTCCTGAACGTGCGCATCCTCTACGTCCCGGGCTCCATCACGCAGGTGCGGCTGCCTCCCGACATGTTGCAGCCCGACAGCATCTACTACCTGCGCGTGGCGGCCATCGACGCGCCGGGGTTCGATGTGAGGCGGCGTCCCTTCAAGACGAACGAGACGATGCCCCATCACAGCGCCGAGGCCATCAGCTCCCTGTTCACCACGCCCTGA
- a CDS encoding M16 family metallopeptidase, giving the protein MIAPLSWKTVIATVLLSSGPALAESVAKPTKPATAAPSTQGVTLPKPATLTLANGARLLLVERRDVPLISFSAWVRGGALADPVGKEGLAALTAELLQRGAGSRDARQFAEAVDGVGATLKTHADLEHLAITGQFMSRDSALMVELLSDLLTRPRFAQDELKKTRERMASEIISAKDGDPRALINTYFEAFQFSGHPYGTPVGGTEASLPTLSRKDVLAYAKNQLGGDRLILSVVGDFDTKELAEKLGAALGGWAKAASPAPQAPVTTVTKGRRVLLVDKPDATQTYFSVGNTGISRSDADRVTVDLVGTVLGGRFTSLLNTELRVKSGLTYGARAGFSQSTHPGAFVMFSFTQTETTEKAIDMALDVYSRYRKAGMDDAMLASAKAYVLGQFPPELETGGQVANKLSELAFYGLDSSDVDGFATAVTQATRADVSTVIGRTLPASEDLTFVLIGKAATIRELARKYGPVTEMKISDKRFTPLSAPTPR; this is encoded by the coding sequence ATGATTGCCCCCCTCTCCTGGAAGACAGTCATCGCCACGGTCCTGCTCTCCTCGGGCCCGGCCCTGGCCGAGAGCGTCGCGAAGCCGACCAAGCCGGCCACCGCCGCTCCCTCCACTCAAGGTGTCACGCTCCCCAAGCCCGCCACGCTCACGCTCGCGAACGGCGCGCGGCTGCTCCTGGTGGAGCGCCGGGACGTCCCGCTCATCTCCTTCAGCGCGTGGGTGCGCGGCGGAGCGCTCGCGGACCCCGTGGGGAAGGAAGGCCTGGCGGCGCTCACCGCGGAGCTGCTCCAGCGCGGCGCCGGTTCGCGTGATGCGCGCCAGTTCGCCGAGGCCGTGGACGGCGTGGGCGCCACGCTCAAGACGCACGCGGACCTGGAGCACCTGGCCATCACCGGCCAGTTCATGTCCCGCGACAGCGCGCTGATGGTGGAGCTGCTGTCGGACCTGCTCACCCGTCCGCGCTTCGCCCAGGACGAGCTGAAGAAGACGCGCGAGCGCATGGCCTCCGAAATCATCTCCGCGAAGGACGGAGACCCGCGCGCGCTCATCAACACCTACTTCGAGGCGTTCCAGTTCTCCGGCCATCCCTACGGCACCCCCGTGGGCGGCACCGAGGCCTCGCTGCCCACGCTGAGCCGCAAGGACGTGCTGGCCTACGCGAAGAACCAGCTCGGCGGAGACCGGCTCATCCTCTCCGTCGTCGGTGACTTCGACACGAAGGAGCTCGCCGAGAAGCTGGGGGCCGCGCTGGGCGGCTGGGCCAAGGCCGCGAGCCCCGCTCCGCAGGCGCCCGTCACCACTGTCACCAAGGGCCGCCGCGTCCTGCTGGTGGACAAGCCCGACGCCACCCAGACGTACTTCTCCGTGGGCAACACGGGCATCTCCCGGAGCGACGCGGACCGCGTCACGGTGGACCTGGTGGGCACGGTGCTGGGTGGACGCTTCACCTCGCTGCTCAACACGGAGCTGCGCGTGAAGTCCGGCCTCACCTACGGCGCCCGCGCGGGCTTCTCGCAGAGCACCCACCCGGGTGCGTTCGTGATGTTCTCCTTCACGCAGACGGAGACGACCGAGAAGGCCATCGACATGGCCTTGGATGTCTATTCCCGCTACCGCAAGGCTGGAATGGATGACGCGATGCTGGCGTCCGCCAAGGCCTATGTGCTGGGCCAGTTCCCGCCCGAGCTCGAGACGGGGGGGCAGGTGGCCAACAAGCTGTCGGAGCTGGCCTTCTACGGCCTGGACTCCAGTGACGTGGATGGCTTCGCCACCGCCGTCACCCAGGCCACCCGCGCGGACGTGTCCACCGTCATCGGGCGCACGCTGCCCGCGTCGGAGGACCTCACGTTCGTCCTCATCGGCAAGGCGGCGACCATCCGCGAGCTGGCGCGCAAGTACGGCCCTGTCACGGAGATGAAGATCTCCGACAAGCGCTTCACCCCGCTGTCGGCGCCCACCCCGCGCTGA
- a CDS encoding M16 family metallopeptidase, protein MFRQSLLWTSCLTLLAAPAAIAQAPAKAASQPAATSTQKLGSNVESRTFKNGLKVIVWPDHDIPNVTLNNWFRVGSRNEYPGITGLSHFFEHMMFNGAKKFGPGEFDRVMEANGGANNAFTSEDVTVYQDWFPRTALDVIFQLEADRLQFLSFDPKVVESERGVVYSERRSSVDNNNMVALMEQVQATAFVAHPYQFPVIGWPSDIESWRLEDLQRYFKTYYAPNNGTLVFTGAVTPAEIFALVEKYLEPIPAQPPPEPIRTKEPEQQGERRIVLKKLAQSPLLQFAYQGMAAKDADVEALTLLLNILGDGDSSRLHRRLVEEERAAINVATYFSPGFDPSLVWVTADLAPNGNLARVEALLTEELARVVKNGVTEAELSKARNITLANFWRSLETINTRAYALGAAETFRGDYRQLFDAPARYERVTREDLRKVAERIFSTQRRTVGWLVPTEEAAATTPAARKDATR, encoded by the coding sequence ATGTTCCGTCAGTCCCTCCTTTGGACGTCGTGCCTGACGCTGCTGGCGGCCCCCGCCGCCATCGCCCAGGCACCCGCCAAGGCGGCCTCTCAACCCGCCGCCACCTCCACCCAGAAGCTCGGCTCCAACGTCGAGAGCCGCACCTTCAAGAACGGCCTCAAGGTCATCGTCTGGCCCGACCACGACATCCCGAACGTCACCCTCAACAACTGGTTCCGGGTCGGCAGCCGCAACGAATACCCAGGCATCACCGGCCTGTCCCACTTCTTCGAACACATGATGTTCAACGGCGCCAAGAAGTTCGGCCCCGGTGAGTTCGACCGTGTCATGGAGGCCAACGGCGGCGCCAACAACGCCTTCACGTCCGAAGACGTCACCGTCTACCAGGACTGGTTCCCGCGCACCGCGCTCGACGTCATCTTCCAGCTCGAAGCCGACCGCCTCCAATTCCTCTCGTTCGACCCCAAGGTCGTCGAGTCCGAGCGCGGCGTCGTCTACTCGGAGCGCCGCTCCAGCGTGGACAACAACAACATGGTCGCGCTCATGGAGCAGGTCCAGGCGACCGCCTTCGTCGCCCACCCCTACCAGTTCCCCGTCATCGGCTGGCCTTCCGACATCGAGTCGTGGCGCCTGGAAGACCTCCAGCGCTACTTCAAGACGTACTACGCCCCGAACAACGGCACCCTCGTCTTCACCGGCGCCGTCACCCCGGCGGAGATCTTCGCCCTCGTCGAGAAGTACCTGGAGCCCATCCCCGCGCAGCCTCCGCCGGAGCCCATCCGCACAAAGGAACCGGAGCAGCAGGGCGAGCGGCGCATCGTCCTCAAGAAGCTCGCCCAGTCTCCACTCCTCCAGTTCGCCTACCAGGGCATGGCCGCGAAGGACGCCGACGTCGAGGCGCTCACCCTCCTGCTCAACATCCTGGGAGACGGTGACTCCTCGCGGCTCCACCGCCGCCTCGTCGAGGAGGAGCGCGCCGCCATCAACGTGGCCACCTACTTCAGCCCCGGCTTCGACCCGTCCCTCGTCTGGGTGACCGCGGACCTCGCCCCCAACGGCAACCTGGCCCGCGTCGAGGCCCTCCTCACGGAGGAGCTCGCCCGCGTCGTGAAGAACGGCGTCACCGAGGCCGAGCTGAGCAAGGCGCGCAACATCACCCTGGCCAACTTCTGGCGCTCCCTGGAGACCATCAACACCCGCGCCTACGCGCTGGGCGCCGCGGAGACCTTCCGGGGCGACTACCGTCAGCTCTTCGACGCTCCCGCCCGCTACGAGCGCGTCACCCGTGAGGACCTCCGCAAGGTCGCCGAGCGCATCTTCTCCACCCAGCGCCGCACCGTCGGCTGGCTCGTCCCCACCGAGGAAGCCGCCGCCACCACCCCCGCCGCCCGCAAGGACGCCACGCGATGA
- a CDS encoding acyl-CoA dehydrogenase has protein sequence MNAPRPNALLSDRDVDFQLDEVVRVSTLCALPAFAEHSRETFGLLLDSARRFAREVLYPTYRAFDLEPPTFKDGRVLVHPLMRELYPRMVELGMLTAPRPPEVGGQQLPLTIHAVASAYLMAGNLSAYAYLGLTQGAAHLLEVFGTPEVKAAFMEPLYRGEWTGTMALTEPQAGSSLADVRTRATPTPDGTWRIQGSKIFISGGDQDFTENVVHLTLARTEGMESGTKGISLFAVPARRPEGNTLVDNDVRVAGVIHKIGWKGIPSLALNYGESGDCHGWLVGPPGRGLACMFQMMNEARIMVGLNGMATASVAYHEAVAYARERPQGRPAWAKDATRPQLPIIEHADVRRMLLRQKAIVEGGLSLLVAAAFQADLASHSPDEEARRRAGLLADLLTPVAKTFPAERGFESNALAVQVHGGYGYSSEYLPEAWLRDQKLNSIHEGTTGIQGLDLLGRKVVAGGGAALTLFADAVGQSASRAREAGVESAWCDAMERTLGEVCELVTELGARGMAGEVELMLRHSADFLELFSVLAVAWRWLEQAAAAKEGLARRQGDADFYEGKLAAAQYWFAVELPRVPLLVSLCRTGEDSYARMRPEWF, from the coding sequence ATGAACGCGCCCCGCCCCAATGCCTTGCTGTCGGACCGAGACGTGGACTTCCAGCTCGACGAGGTGGTGCGCGTCTCCACCCTCTGCGCGTTGCCCGCCTTCGCCGAGCACTCGCGCGAGACGTTCGGCCTGCTGCTCGACAGCGCGCGGCGCTTCGCCCGCGAGGTGCTCTACCCCACGTATCGAGCGTTCGACCTGGAACCTCCCACGTTCAAGGACGGCCGGGTCCTCGTCCACCCGCTGATGCGGGAGCTGTACCCGCGCATGGTCGAGCTGGGGATGCTCACGGCACCCCGGCCTCCGGAGGTCGGCGGCCAGCAGCTCCCGCTCACCATCCACGCGGTGGCCAGCGCCTACCTGATGGCGGGCAACCTGAGCGCCTATGCCTACCTGGGGCTGACGCAGGGCGCGGCCCACCTGCTGGAGGTCTTCGGCACGCCGGAGGTCAAGGCGGCCTTCATGGAGCCGCTGTACCGGGGCGAGTGGACGGGCACCATGGCCCTCACCGAGCCGCAGGCGGGCAGCAGCCTGGCGGATGTCCGCACGCGCGCGACGCCCACGCCGGATGGGACGTGGCGCATCCAGGGCTCGAAAATCTTCATCAGCGGAGGTGACCAGGACTTCACCGAGAACGTCGTGCACCTCACCCTCGCGCGCACCGAGGGGATGGAGAGCGGCACGAAGGGCATCTCCCTGTTCGCGGTGCCCGCGCGGCGGCCCGAGGGGAACACGCTGGTGGACAACGACGTGCGCGTGGCGGGCGTCATCCACAAGATTGGCTGGAAGGGCATCCCCAGCCTCGCCCTCAACTACGGCGAGTCGGGTGACTGCCACGGGTGGCTGGTGGGCCCGCCTGGACGGGGCCTCGCGTGCATGTTCCAGATGATGAACGAGGCCCGCATCATGGTGGGCCTCAACGGCATGGCCACCGCGTCGGTCGCCTACCATGAGGCGGTGGCCTACGCGCGCGAGCGCCCCCAAGGCCGCCCCGCCTGGGCCAAGGACGCCACGCGTCCACAGCTCCCCATCATCGAGCACGCGGACGTCCGGCGCATGCTGCTGCGCCAGAAGGCCATCGTGGAGGGAGGCCTGTCGCTCCTCGTGGCCGCGGCGTTCCAGGCGGACCTCGCCTCGCATTCACCGGACGAGGAGGCGCGTCGGCGCGCGGGGCTGCTCGCGGACCTGCTGACGCCCGTGGCCAAGACGTTCCCCGCCGAGCGGGGCTTCGAGTCCAACGCGCTCGCCGTGCAGGTGCACGGCGGCTACGGCTACTCCAGCGAGTACCTGCCGGAGGCGTGGCTCCGGGACCAGAAGCTCAACAGCATCCACGAGGGCACCACGGGCATCCAGGGGCTCGACCTGCTGGGTCGCAAGGTGGTCGCGGGCGGTGGCGCGGCGCTGACGCTCTTCGCGGACGCGGTGGGCCAGAGCGCAAGCCGGGCCCGCGAGGCCGGCGTGGAGTCCGCGTGGTGTGACGCGATGGAGCGGACGCTGGGCGAGGTGTGTGAGCTGGTGACGGAGCTGGGCGCGCGGGGGATGGCGGGCGAGGTGGAGCTGATGTTGCGCCACAGCGCGGACTTCCTGGAGCTGTTCAGCGTGTTGGCGGTGGCGTGGCGCTGGCTGGAGCAGGCCGCGGCGGCGAAGGAGGGCCTCGCGCGCCGGCAGGGGGACGCGGACTTCTACGAGGGCAAGCTCGCGGCGGCGCAGTACTGGTTCGCGGTGGAGCTGCCTCGCGTGCCCCTGCTGGTTTCACTGTGCCGCACGGGCGAGGACTCCTACGCCCGGATGCGCCCTGAGTGGTTCTGA
- a CDS encoding DUF1615 family protein has product MGLRVVLGGKRMDGPGPAAGGTHPRWRGRGRVLWALLGLLTTCTPRGVSTPTPSVPPPPRLTQQQIAKLIPAHVKEREGWARDVLTALEAEEVFPSPMTVCSVLAVIEQESGFQADPAVPNLSRLVRKRLEDHADTLGPLGRKALSSVLTGKAPGQKRTFDSRLRAVRTERDLDRLFRDMLAYYEAEYPTTFATMNLASSLFSSRRLEDLNPVTTAGSMQVSVRYAVEKEGEDADPVQVRESMYTREGGVRFGTARLMGYEAAYPQPLFRFADYNAGLYASRNAALQAQVSQLTQVPLTLDGDLQLYDKNGVPRSEDSKSLAALLSFRRHHAPELSENQVRRDVKKEKREDFESTETFRAVKRAYANQTGESPAYAQLPQVTLQSPKLKGERTTAWFARSVDARFQKCQTRYRELTREPAKPPIVKNTR; this is encoded by the coding sequence GTGGGACTTCGCGTCGTGCTCGGAGGAAAGCGGATGGATGGCCCAGGCCCCGCGGCAGGTGGAACCCACCCGAGGTGGCGCGGCCGTGGGCGCGTCCTCTGGGCGCTGCTGGGGCTGCTCACCACCTGCACCCCGCGAGGCGTGAGCACGCCCACGCCCTCCGTTCCGCCTCCGCCCCGGCTCACGCAGCAGCAAATCGCGAAGCTCATCCCCGCCCATGTGAAGGAGCGCGAAGGCTGGGCGCGAGACGTGCTCACCGCGCTGGAAGCCGAGGAGGTGTTCCCCTCCCCCATGACGGTGTGCTCGGTGCTCGCCGTCATTGAACAGGAGTCCGGCTTCCAGGCGGACCCGGCCGTGCCGAACCTGTCGCGCCTGGTGCGCAAGCGCCTGGAGGACCACGCGGACACGCTGGGCCCCCTGGGACGCAAGGCCCTGTCCTCGGTGCTGACGGGCAAGGCGCCCGGACAGAAGCGCACCTTCGACTCGCGGCTGCGCGCGGTGCGCACCGAGCGGGACTTGGACCGGCTCTTCCGCGACATGCTCGCGTACTACGAAGCCGAGTACCCCACGACGTTCGCCACCATGAACCTGGCGAGCTCGCTGTTCTCCTCGCGCCGGCTGGAGGACCTCAACCCCGTCACCACCGCGGGCTCCATGCAGGTGAGCGTCCGCTACGCGGTAGAGAAGGAAGGCGAGGACGCGGACCCGGTGCAGGTGCGCGAGTCCATGTACACGCGCGAAGGCGGCGTGCGCTTCGGCACCGCGCGCCTCATGGGCTACGAGGCGGCCTATCCGCAGCCCCTCTTCCGCTTCGCCGACTACAACGCGGGCCTCTACGCCTCGCGCAACGCGGCGCTCCAGGCCCAGGTGAGCCAGCTCACCCAGGTCCCCCTGACGCTGGATGGCGACCTGCAACTCTATGACAAGAACGGAGTCCCCCGGAGCGAGGACAGCAAGTCCCTGGCGGCGCTGCTCTCCTTCCGCCGCCACCACGCTCCGGAGCTCAGCGAGAACCAGGTCCGCCGCGACGTGAAGAAGGAGAAGCGCGAGGACTTCGAGTCCACCGAGACCTTCCGCGCGGTGAAGCGCGCCTACGCGAACCAGACCGGTGAGTCCCCCGCGTACGCCCAGCTCCCCCAGGTGACGCTCCAGAGCCCCAAGCTGAAGGGTGAGCGCACCACGGCCTGGTTCGCGCGCTCCGTCGATGCGCGCTTCCAGAAGTGCCAGACCCGCTACCGGGAGCTGACCCGGGAGCCCGCGAAGCCCCCCATCGTCAAGAACACGCGATAG